A part of Acropora palmata chromosome 8, jaAcrPala1.3, whole genome shotgun sequence genomic DNA contains:
- the LOC141890475 gene encoding uncharacterized protein LOC141890475, translated as MSDKDGHERVYKAIQDHEKNLKIAKEIAKEIGDRAGEGRAYGNLGIAYQSLGDYQKAIEYHEKRLKIAKEIGDRAGEGRAYGNLGNAYQSLGDYQKAIEYHEKHLTIAKEIGDRAGEGGAYGNLGNAYQSLGDYQKAIEYHEKYLKIAKEIGDRAGEGRAYGNLGNAYQSLGDYQKAIEYHEKRLKIAKEIGDRAGEGAAYGNLGNAYDSLGDYQKAIEYHEKDLKIAKEIRDRAGEGRAYGNLGNVYQSLGDYQKAIEYHEKHLTIAKEIGDRAGEGAAYGNLGNAYQSLGDYQKAIEYHEKHLTIAKEIGDRAGEGAAYGSLGNAYQSLGDYQKAIEYHEKHLTIAKEIGDRAGEGAAYGNLGISYRSLGDYQKAIEYHEKDLKNAKEIRDRAGEGRAYGNLGNAYQSLGDYQKAIEYHEKDLKIAKEIGDRAGEGGAFHNIGIRFFSLGHFGNAADNFGSAVDAFNGVRACLKSKDDWKINFRELYETTNTFLWKSLLRLEKLDEALFAAERGRAQTLTDNLLIQYKLPASKLAATIHLKEIVSRFFTEPSSPTLFLAIEGLTINIWLLRRGKKVTFRKGKLEGDRTDKFPVRALLQSCLEKIGTDFRVRCEDRSFDELTRDCPFSREVCEEVKKSFQSLDNPFKVFYDGIIGPIVDMLGPQDDEMVIVPDGALCFTPWAAVNGSIRIRTVPSLTSYQLILNVPEGHHKKTGVLLVGNPCLKDLKGVWHDLPCAQKEVESIASILNTTPLVGRQATKAEVMKQMSSVGLIHIAAHGNELTGEIALSPNPGWTSQFPQEEDFILKMSDVQVANIRARLVVLSCCHSGRGRMLKGEGVVGIARAFLAAGARSVLVALWAIDDEATMVFMKSFYQHLKEGKTASVAVHQSIKCLRESKEFSEMRHWAPFQLIGDDVKIEFKVDDDVKE; from the coding sequence ATGAGTGACAAAGACGGACATGAGAGGGTCTACAAAGCCATTCAggatcatgaaaaaaatttgaaaattgcaaaagaaattgcaaaagaaatcggtgatcgggccggagaaggacgagcttatggaaatctcggtattgcttaccagtcactgggtgactatcaaaaagccatcgagtatcatgaaaaacgtttgaaaattgcaaaagaaatcggtgatcgggccggagaaggacgagcttatggaaatctcggtaatgcttaccagtcactgggtgactatcaaaaagccatcgagtatcatgaaaaacatttgacaattgcaaaagaaatcggtgatcgggccggagaaggaggagcttatggaaatctcggtaatgcttaccagtcactgggtgactatcaaaaagccatcgagtatcatgaaaaatatttgaaaattgcaaaagaaatcggtgatcgggccggagaaggacgagcttatggaaatctcggtaatgcttaccagtcactgggtgactatcaaaaagccatcgagtatcatgaaaaacgtttgaaaattgcaaaagaaatcggtgatcgggccggagaaggagcagcttatggaaatctcggtaatgcttacgactcactgggtgactatcaaaaagccatcgagtatcatgaaaaagatttgaaaattgcaaaagaaatccgtgatcgggccggagaaggacgagcttatggaaatctcggtaatgtttaccagtcactgggtgactatcaaaaagccatcgagtatcatgaaaaacatttgacaattgcaaaagaaatcggtgatcgggccggagaaggagcagcttatggaaatctcggtaatgcttaccagtcactgggtgactatcaaaaagccatcgagtatcatgaaaaacatttgacaattgcaaaagaaatcggtgatcgggccggagaaggagcagcttatggaagtctcggtaatgcttaccagtcactgggtgactatcaaaaagccatcgagtatcatgaaaaacatttgacaattgcaaaagaaatcggtgatcgggccggagaaggagcagcttatggaaatctcggtatttcttaccgctcactgggtgactatcaaaaagccatcgagtatcatgaaaaagacttgaaaaatgcaaaagaaatccgtgatcgggccggagaaggacgagcttatggaaatctcggtaatgcttaccagtcactgggtgactatcaaaaagccatcgagtatcatgaaaaagatttgaaaattgcaaaagaaatcggtgatcgggctggagaaggaggagcttttCACAACATTGGAATTCGATTCTTTTCTCTTGGACATTTTGGAAACGCGGCAGATAATTTTGGTTCCGCTGTGGACGCCTTTAATGGTGTGAGAGCTTGCTTGAAGTCTAAAGatgattggaaaataaactttcgtgAGCTGTACGAGACGACGAACACGTTCTTATGGAAGTCGTTGCTAAGACTTGAAAAGTTGGATGAGGCTTTGTTTGCGGCTGAAAGGGGACGAGCGCAGACTTTGACTGATAATTTGCTGATTCAATATAAACTCCCTGCATCCAAGCTAGCTGCTACAATTCATCTCAAAGAGATAGTATCTCGCTTCTTCACAGAGCCTTCTTCACCAACACTTTTCCTAGCAATTGAAGGACTAACGATCAATATCTGGCTTCTAAGGAGGGGAAAGAAAGTTACATTTCGGAAAGGGAAGCTGGAGGGTGATAGAACAGACAAATTTCCTGTGCGGGCGTTACTGCAATCATGTCTAGAAAAAATAGGAACTGATTTTCGTGTAAGATGTGAAGATCGCTCATTTGATGAACTCACCCGTGATTGCCCGTTTAGCAGAGAAGTGTGCGAAGAAGTGAAGAAGTCATTTCAGTCTTTAGACAATCCTTTTAAGGTATTTTATGATGGAATTATTGGCCCAATTGTTGACATGCTTGGACCTCAAGACGACGAGATGGTCATTGTTCCTGATGGTGCGCTGTGCTTTACTCCATGGGCCGCAGTTAATGGATCGATTAGGATTCGCACTGTTCCATCTcttacaagttatcaattgatcttaaATGTACCCGAAGGCCATCACAAGAAAACAGGGGTGCTCTTGGTCGGAAATCCTtgcttgaaagatttgaaggGAGTCTGGCACGACTTACCATGTGCTCAAAAGGAAGTAGAATCAattgcatcaattctcaaCACGACACCTCTAGTCGGGagacaggcaacaaaagctgaagtgatgaaacagatgtcgtcagttggtttaattcatattgctgcCCACGGAAACGAACTCACTGGAGAAATTGCCTTGTCCCCAAACCCCGGATGGACTTCACAATTCCCTCAGGAAGaggatttcattttaaagatgTCCGATGTGCAGGTTGCCAATATTCGAGCTCGCCTTGTGGTCttaagttgctgtcacagtggacgaggcagaATGTTGAAGGGCGAAggtgtggtcggtatcgcacgtgccttcttggcagctggtgctcgttctgtgttggtggcCCTGTGGGCAATAGATGACGAAGCGACCATGGtattcatgaaaagtttctaccaacacctgaaggaaggaaaaaccgcCAGTGTTGCTGTTCACCAATCAATAAAATGCCTTCGGGAATCTAAGGAGTTTTCTGAGATGAGACactgggctccattccaacttatcggagatgacGTGAAGATTGAGTTCAAGGTGGATGATGAtgtcaaagaatga